A region of Candidatus Methylacidiphilales bacterium DNA encodes the following proteins:
- a CDS encoding alanine--tRNA ligase-related protein has protein sequence MPSVSSVGNLCRFMTSAQIRQSYLDFFREKGHTIVPSSSLLPESPGLLFTNAGMNQFVPIFLNETPCPYSPPRAADTQKCIRAGGKHNDLEDVGLDTYHHTLFEMLGNWSFGDYFKKEAITWAWELVVDRWKFPPQRLYATVYSPDKSKGDPADFDQEAYDLWAALFTKAGLDPKVHIVNGNKKDNFWMMGETGPCGPCSEIHVDLTPEPRTLELEKRGATLVNSSDARCMEIWNLVFIQFNANADGTFRPLPAKHVDTGMGFERVCSILQCTKNFTDFTGTISNYETDVFSPIFRKLEDLSGKKYTSTLPKQGVVGLSDQERQDVAFRVIADHIRTLSLSAADGILPGNNGRNYVLRRILRRAILWSRALDIREPFFYRLVPTVVDQLSPVFPELKKNQATIEKVLKAEEESFNRTLDNGIALFNEFLSVSDRRSAGVPPAASGIQPEPSPSLSATRYSKRRLPHYEQPYGIYHVTFATVDRSPLPDQARDIVLNAVRHFDGTRYLLLAACVMPDHVHILFQPQPSGHDETNNLVFPTLGDLLHSIKSFTAKEINKLAGTSGIVWQKESFDRLMKSDEELAEVVNYIADNPEKAGLTKTVPDYPWLYLPTGAQASRLSASASSRSPVSEPGKTPPGETPAGAGGTPALPQSTIPGDIAFKLYDTYGFPLDMTELMARERGLTVDTSGFEKLMQEQKERSQAAQKKEIIDVADTDDSIPAVQFVGYDTTEAQVELATYKIEFGKTADDTVKARLYFSPTPFYAEMGGQVGDTGWLEFGGHRLEILDTKKAGRGVAHITEDVALLDELSLPAKAVLNLERRALIEAHHSATHLLHWALREVLGTTVGQKGSYVGPDRLRFDFSHLEAVKPEELQKVEAMVNEKIAANVTVKWQERPYAEVKGDSSIMQFFGDKYGETVRVVDIGGFSKELCAGTHVKQTGKIGVFRIVSEGAIAAGVRRIEAACGTSLIPILQDKDKPLHSEWKTIINSLPVNSYRVLKSIKNTDTPAEAWNKLVQNQQYMAELKQLHLAHIKEAQKARLEGVNQWIQLEMKGWLAQREAIKGEENFTRLILNLGELESEHLATVANALRKQPLQVSVIVLGSTFNGKVSLLASVDKQLSHRFNAGAIIKEIAPVVGGKGGGKPDLAQGGGTNPEALPAALEAAKAFLSR, from the coding sequence GTGCCCTCTGTGTCCTCTGTGGGTAATCTCTGCCGCTTTATGACCTCGGCCCAGATCCGTCAAAGCTACCTCGATTTCTTCCGCGAAAAGGGACACACCATCGTCCCTTCCTCCTCCCTCCTGCCCGAATCCCCCGGTCTCCTCTTCACCAATGCCGGGATGAACCAGTTCGTCCCCATCTTCCTGAACGAAACCCCCTGCCCCTATTCCCCTCCCCGCGCCGCCGACACCCAGAAGTGCATCCGCGCCGGCGGCAAACACAACGACCTCGAAGACGTCGGCCTCGACACCTACCACCACACCCTCTTCGAAATGCTCGGCAACTGGTCGTTCGGCGACTACTTCAAAAAAGAAGCCATCACCTGGGCCTGGGAGCTCGTGGTCGACCGCTGGAAATTCCCGCCCCAGCGCCTCTACGCCACCGTTTACAGCCCGGACAAAAGCAAAGGCGACCCCGCCGACTTCGACCAGGAAGCCTACGACCTCTGGGCCGCCCTCTTCACCAAGGCCGGCCTCGACCCCAAGGTCCACATCGTCAACGGAAACAAAAAAGACAACTTCTGGATGATGGGCGAAACCGGCCCCTGCGGCCCCTGCTCGGAAATCCACGTCGACCTCACCCCCGAGCCCCGCACCCTTGAACTGGAAAAGCGCGGCGCGACCCTGGTCAACAGCAGCGATGCCCGCTGCATGGAAATCTGGAACCTGGTTTTCATCCAATTCAACGCCAACGCCGACGGCACCTTCCGCCCCCTCCCGGCCAAACACGTCGATACCGGCATGGGTTTCGAACGCGTTTGCTCGATCCTCCAGTGCACGAAAAACTTCACCGACTTCACCGGCACCATCTCGAATTACGAGACCGATGTGTTCTCGCCCATTTTCCGCAAACTGGAAGACCTCAGCGGAAAGAAATACACCTCCACCCTCCCTAAACAGGGCGTGGTCGGTCTCAGTGACCAAGAGCGCCAGGATGTGGCCTTCCGCGTCATCGCCGACCACATCCGCACCCTCAGCCTCTCCGCCGCCGACGGCATCCTCCCCGGCAACAACGGCCGCAACTACGTCCTCCGCCGCATCCTCCGCCGCGCCATCCTCTGGTCCCGTGCGTTGGATATCCGCGAACCCTTCTTCTACAGACTCGTCCCGACCGTCGTCGACCAACTCAGCCCCGTCTTCCCCGAGTTGAAGAAGAACCAGGCCACCATTGAAAAAGTCCTCAAGGCGGAGGAGGAAAGTTTCAACCGCACCCTCGACAACGGCATCGCCCTATTCAACGAGTTCCTCTCAGTTTCGGATCGAAGGAGCGCAGGCGTCCCGCCTGCTGCCTCGGGCATCCAGCCCGAGCCTTCCCCCTCCCTTTCAGCCACCCGCTATTCCAAACGCCGCCTCCCCCATTACGAACAGCCTTACGGCATCTACCACGTCACCTTTGCCACCGTCGACCGCTCTCCCCTTCCAGATCAAGCCCGGGACATCGTCCTCAACGCCGTTCGCCACTTCGATGGCACCCGCTACTTGCTTCTTGCGGCCTGCGTCATGCCGGACCACGTCCACATCCTCTTCCAACCCCAGCCCAGCGGACACGACGAAACGAACAACCTCGTTTTCCCAACGCTCGGCGACCTCCTTCATTCCATCAAGTCTTTCACCGCCAAGGAAATCAACAAGCTGGCCGGAACCAGCGGTATCGTCTGGCAGAAGGAATCCTTTGACCGCCTGATGAAATCGGACGAAGAACTTGCCGAAGTCGTCAACTACATTGCCGACAACCCAGAAAAGGCCGGATTGACCAAAACGGTCCCGGATTACCCTTGGCTGTACCTTCCGACCGGAGCGCAGGCGTCCCGCCTGTCGGCTTCGGCTTCCAGCCGAAGCCCTGTTTCGGAACCTGGGAAAACCCCGCCGGGCGAGACGCCCGCCGGAGCAGGCGGGACGCCTGCGCTCCCGCAATCCACCATCCCCGGTGACATCGCCTTCAAGCTCTACGACACCTACGGCTTCCCGCTCGACATGACCGAACTCATGGCTCGCGAGCGTGGCCTCACCGTCGACACTTCCGGTTTTGAAAAACTCATGCAGGAGCAGAAGGAACGCTCCCAAGCCGCCCAGAAAAAAGAAATCATCGATGTCGCCGACACCGACGATTCCATCCCTGCTGTCCAATTCGTCGGCTACGATACCACCGAAGCCCAGGTCGAACTGGCCACTTACAAGATCGAATTCGGCAAAACCGCAGACGACACGGTCAAGGCCCGCCTCTACTTCTCCCCCACCCCGTTCTACGCCGAGATGGGCGGCCAAGTCGGCGACACCGGCTGGTTGGAATTCGGCGGTCACCGCCTCGAGATCCTCGACACCAAAAAAGCCGGTCGCGGCGTGGCCCACATCACGGAAGACGTGGCCCTGCTCGACGAGCTTTCCCTCCCGGCCAAAGCTGTCCTCAACCTCGAACGCCGCGCCCTCATCGAAGCCCACCACAGCGCCACCCACCTCCTCCACTGGGCCCTGCGTGAAGTCCTCGGCACCACCGTGGGCCAGAAGGGTTCCTACGTCGGCCCCGACCGCCTTCGCTTCGACTTCTCGCACCTCGAAGCAGTGAAGCCCGAGGAACTCCAGAAAGTGGAAGCGATGGTCAACGAGAAGATCGCCGCCAACGTTACCGTGAAGTGGCAGGAACGCCCCTACGCCGAGGTCAAAGGCGACAGCTCGATCATGCAGTTCTTCGGCGATAAATACGGCGAAACCGTCCGAGTCGTCGACATCGGCGGCTTCTCGAAGGAACTCTGCGCCGGCACCCACGTGAAGCAGACCGGAAAGATCGGCGTCTTTCGCATTGTCAGCGAGGGCGCCATCGCTGCCGGCGTTAGACGCATCGAGGCAGCATGCGGCACCAGCCTCATTCCGATACTTCAGGATAAAGACAAACCCCTTCATTCTGAATGGAAGACAATCATCAATAGCCTCCCGGTAAATTCGTACAGAGTGCTCAAGAGCATTAAGAATACGGATACCCCTGCTGAGGCTTGGAACAAGTTGGTTCAGAATCAGCAATACATGGCGGAGCTGAAGCAGCTTCACTTGGCACACATCAAGGAAGCGCAAAAAGCCCGCCTCGAAGGCGTCAATCAGTGGATTCAGTTGGAGATGAAAGGCTGGCTGGCCCAACGCGAAGCAATCAAAGGCGAAGAAAACTTCACCAGATTGATTCTCAATCTAGGTGAACTAGAAAGCGAGCATCTCGCTACTGTTGCAAACGCCTTACGCAAACAACCTTTACAAGTTAGCGTCATTGTTTTGGGTAGCACCTTTAATGGAAAAGTGTCTCTTCTTGCCTCCGTGGATAAGCAGCTAAGTCATCGGTTCAACGCCGGAGCGATCATCAAAGAAATCGCCCCCGTGGTGGGCGGCAAAGGCGGCGGCAAACCCGACCTGGCCCAAGGCGGCGGCACCAACCCCGAAGCCCTCCCCGCCGCCCTCGAAGCCGCCAAGGCCTTCCTGTCCCGCTGA
- the mgtE gene encoding magnesium transporter, giving the protein MDIPLKIGALVRDEIHELIGQKNFTALRHVFQEWPPADLAALITDLPPDDQAVVFRILPRELAAHTFDFLEFDDQRYLLDSLRQDQVADILNGMSPDDRTLLLEELPAEASKKLIALLSPEERKVTLSLLGYPEGSVGRLTTPDYVSAHPDWTVQETLNHIRIRGQDKETLSVIYVLDESGRLIDDVQTRKLLLAPLDTRVRDLIEPHRLSLFAGDDRETAISLFQTHGLYALPVTDSGGKMIGIVTIDDVLEMAEKRATRDIQKMGGSEALEAPYMDIGFIPMIRKRAGWLVVLFLGEMLTATAMGYFDEEIAKAVVLALFVPLIISSGGNSGSQASTLIIRALALGEVTLRDWWRIMRREIAAGLALGTILGGIGFLRITLWSQFSPIYGEHWLLVAITVSLSLIGVVLWGTLAGSMLPLVLRRFGVDPATSSAPFVATLVDVTGLIIYFYTAFWILRGTLL; this is encoded by the coding sequence ATGGATATCCCGCTTAAAATCGGTGCTCTCGTTCGTGATGAAATCCACGAACTGATCGGGCAAAAAAACTTCACCGCCCTGCGCCATGTCTTTCAGGAATGGCCGCCCGCCGATCTTGCCGCCCTCATCACGGACCTGCCCCCGGATGACCAGGCGGTCGTCTTCCGCATTCTGCCGAGGGAACTGGCGGCCCACACGTTTGATTTCCTGGAATTCGACGACCAACGATACCTGCTGGACTCCCTCCGCCAGGACCAGGTCGCGGATATCCTCAACGGCATGTCCCCGGACGACCGCACGCTGCTCTTGGAAGAACTCCCCGCCGAGGCCTCCAAAAAACTGATCGCACTTCTTTCTCCCGAGGAGCGGAAAGTCACCCTTTCCCTTCTCGGCTACCCCGAAGGCAGTGTCGGCCGCCTGACCACCCCGGACTATGTCTCGGCCCACCCCGATTGGACCGTCCAAGAAACCCTCAACCACATCCGCATCCGCGGACAAGACAAGGAAACGCTCAGTGTTATCTATGTGCTCGACGAAAGCGGCCGTCTGATCGACGACGTGCAGACCCGTAAACTCCTGCTCGCCCCCTTGGACACCCGGGTGCGCGACCTGATCGAACCCCACCGCCTCAGTCTGTTTGCCGGGGATGACCGCGAAACCGCCATCTCTCTTTTCCAGACCCACGGCCTTTATGCGCTTCCCGTCACGGACTCCGGGGGCAAAATGATCGGGATCGTCACCATCGATGACGTGCTCGAGATGGCCGAAAAACGCGCCACCCGTGACATCCAAAAGATGGGGGGCAGCGAAGCTCTTGAAGCCCCCTATATGGACATCGGGTTTATCCCCATGATCCGCAAACGTGCCGGCTGGCTCGTGGTTCTCTTCCTGGGAGAAATGCTCACCGCCACCGCCATGGGTTACTTCGATGAAGAAATAGCAAAGGCCGTTGTGTTGGCGCTCTTCGTTCCACTGATCATCTCCAGTGGGGGCAACTCCGGATCACAAGCCTCCACCCTGATCATCCGGGCTCTCGCCCTCGGCGAGGTCACGCTTCGCGATTGGTGGCGCATCATGCGCCGTGAGATCGCAGCTGGCCTGGCACTGGGAACCATCCTGGGAGGCATCGGATTCCTTCGCATCACGCTGTGGAGCCAATTTTCCCCCATTTACGGCGAACACTGGCTCTTGGTTGCCATCACCGTTTCCCTTTCCCTCATCGGTGTGGTTCTTTGGGGCACCCTCGCGGGCTCCATGCTCCCGCTCGTCCTCCGCCGTTTCGGCGTCGACCCCGCCACCTCCTCCGCCCCTTTCGTCGCCACCCTGGTCGACGTCACCGGCTTGATCATCTACTTCTACACCGCTTTCTGGATCTTGCGCGGCACACTTCTTTGA